The Papaver somniferum cultivar HN1 chromosome 3, ASM357369v1, whole genome shotgun sequence genome includes a region encoding these proteins:
- the LOC113356880 gene encoding stress enhanced protein 1, chloroplastic-like isoform X2, producing the protein MAQAQVVSPSLYYVNALKSTTQTRAAVTRIPLSSLASGAGSFTQGCSPLLVWKVSCQRKPELRSKSVSIRSEQSAKDDNGLAVWLGRFAMIGFAVALTVEISTGKGLLENFGLLTPLPTVALGVTALVGVLTAIFIFQSASSD; encoded by the exons ATGGCACAAGCTCAGGTCGTCTCACCCTCTCTCTACT ATGTTAATGCTCTGAAATCGACAACCCAAACACGAGCTGCTGTAACACGAATTCCATTATCCAGTTTAGCAAGCGGTGCGGGTTCTTTCACCCAAGGATGCTCTCCTCTTT TGGTATGGAAGGTTTCATGTCAAAGGAAGCCTGAATTAAGATCAAAATCAGTTTCTATTAGAAGTGAACAAAGTGCAAAAGATGACAATGGTTTGGCTGTATGGCTTGGACGGTTTGCAATGATTGGGTTTGCAGTTGCTCTCACAGTCGAAATATCAACAGGCAAAGGACTTTTAGAG AATTTTGGACTTCTGACACCATTACCGACAGTAGCATTGGGGGTTACAGCTTTGGTGGGAGTTCTAAcagcaatatttattttccaatctGCCTCTAGCGATTGA
- the LOC113356880 gene encoding stress enhanced protein 1, chloroplastic-like isoform X1, with translation MAQAQVVSPSLYYVNALKSTTQTRAAVTRIPLSSLASGAGSFTQGCSPLLVWKVSCQRKPELRSKSVSIRSEQSAKDDNGLAVWLGRFAMIGFAVALTVEISTGKGLLEVLRSFNFGLLTPLPTVALGVTALVGVLTAIFIFQSASSD, from the exons ATGGCACAAGCTCAGGTCGTCTCACCCTCTCTCTACT ATGTTAATGCTCTGAAATCGACAACCCAAACACGAGCTGCTGTAACACGAATTCCATTATCCAGTTTAGCAAGCGGTGCGGGTTCTTTCACCCAAGGATGCTCTCCTCTTT TGGTATGGAAGGTTTCATGTCAAAGGAAGCCTGAATTAAGATCAAAATCAGTTTCTATTAGAAGTGAACAAAGTGCAAAAGATGACAATGGTTTGGCTGTATGGCTTGGACGGTTTGCAATGATTGGGTTTGCAGTTGCTCTCACAGTCGAAATATCAACAGGCAAAGGACTTTTAGAGGTATTAAGGAGCTTC AATTTTGGACTTCTGACACCATTACCGACAGTAGCATTGGGGGTTACAGCTTTGGTGGGAGTTCTAAcagcaatatttattttccaatctGCCTCTAGCGATTGA
- the LOC113356881 gene encoding red chlorophyll catabolite reductase-like: MVVLTHQFIHPFRLPLSPPPLSRISKTKHNSIIITSSASPMDTPQTNHPKFMDFPHLSISNKNLMVDLVSKMENTLSPDLLPSSLPPEVQYFQNSSATSQGTLLIRSGTNNSLVDCILGSWIHCGLPNGGALDISTLTAYLNSKTDAPRFLIEFLQNSPKSLILILDLPPRKDLVISAEYLKTFYEETHLDELRKKLLEISEIRPYISSSLYIRALSSPTAISVTIDCESGGAARLQEIIQDHVGPIAKDMLEVWLNQCVRIERGVDESEKVELKKRDVLVKKKTVEMDLASSLPRLFGQDVADLVIKAIEKAFDIL, from the exons ATGGTTGTTCTCACCCACCAATTTATACACCCTTTCCGTCTTCCTCTTTCTCCACCACCATTATCAAGAATCTCAAAAACTAAACATAACTCCATTATCATCACTTCCTCAGCCTCACCCATGGACACACCACAAACCAACCATCCAAAATTCATGGATTTTCCTCATCTTTCAATCTCAAACAAAAATCTCATGGTAGACTTAGTTTCAAAAATGGAGAATACCCTTTCACCTGATCTTCTCCCTTCTTCTCTCCCCCCTGAAGTTCAATACTTCCAGAACAGCTCAGCTACTTCTCAAGGTACTCTTCTTATCAGGTCCGGCACTAACAATTCACTG GTGGATTGTATACTTGGAAGTTGGATTCATTGTGGACTTCCAAATGGAGGAGCATTGGATATTTCAACACTCACTGCTTATCTCAACAGCAAAACAGATGCACCACGTTTTCTCATCGAATTCCTTCAAAACTCTCCGAAATCACTCATTTTGATTCTCGATTTACCACCTCGGAAGGATCTAGTGATCAGTGCTGAGTACCTAAAAACATTTTACGAAGAAACCCATTTGGATGAACTTAGGAAGAAACTGCTGGAAATATCAGAAATCCGACCttacatttcttcttcattatacaTTCGAGCTCTCTCATCTCCTACAGCTATATCCGTTACTATTGACTGTGAATCAGGTGGAGCTGCACGTCTGCAAGAGATTATTCAGGATCATGTTGGACCAATTGCTAAGGATATGTTGGAGGTTTGGTTAAATCAGTGTGTTCGTATAGAAAGAGGAGTAGATGAATCGGAGAAGGTTGAATTGAAGAAAAGAGATGTTTTGGTTAAGAAAAAGACAGTTGAGATGGATCTTGCTTCTAGTTTACCAAGATTGTTTGGTCAGGATGTAGCTGATCTTGTCATCAAAGCAATTGAGAAGGCTTTTGATATCTTGTAA